The following proteins are co-located in the Apis mellifera strain DH4 linkage group LG9, Amel_HAv3.1, whole genome shotgun sequence genome:
- the LOC412647 gene encoding septin-2 isoform X1: MSGDRDYIGFATLPEQVHRKSVKRGFEFTLMVLGESGLGKSTLINSLFLGDLYKDRRILDAAERIEKTTTIEKKTMDIEERGVRLRLTIVDTPGFGDAVNCEDTWKACSAYIDEQFRQYFTDESGLNRKNIQDNRVHCCLYFIPPYGHGLRQIDLEVLKRLHRKVNVVPVIAKADTLTTYEVKKLKERILTDIEEHEIQIYQFPDCDSDEDEEFKQQDKELKACIPFAVVGSSTVLEVAGKKVRGRQYPWGVVEVENPKHSDFVKLRTMLISTHMQDLKDVTQDVHYENFRAQCISQISQQAIRERRYLRIKLKRDSGPHFENSISDTDRLLLQKDEEIRRMQDMLAQMQEKLKATGQVGPGIGLRGRVGSLGNDLDATDVEKKRNSIIDV, translated from the exons ATGTCCGGTG ACAGGGACTATATTGGATTTGCAACATTACCCGAGCAAGTGCACAGAAAATCGGTTAAAAGAGGATTCGAGTTCACTCTGATGGTGTTAGGAGAAAGTGGCCTTGGAAAATCTACTTTAATAAACAGTCTCTTCCTTGGAGATCTTTACAAAGACCGACGAATCCTTGATGCAGCTG AACGCATTGAAAAAACAACAACGATAGAAAAGAAGACAATGGATATCGAAGAACGTGGAGTCAGGCTACGTCTAACGATCGTTGATACACCAG GATTTGGCGATGCAGTAAATTGTGAGGACACTTGGAAAGCATGTTCAGCTTATATCGACGAACAATTTCGACAATATTTCACAGACGAAAGTGGATTAAATAGGAAGAATATTCAAGATAATCGAGTACATTGTTGCTTATACTTTATACCTCCTTATGGTCACGG aCTTAGACAAATTGATCTGGAAGTATTGAAACGATTACATCGTAAAGTAAATGTTGTTCCTGTAATTGCAAAGGCGGATACATTGACTACTTacgaagtaaaaaaattaaaagaacgaATCCTTACTGACATCGAAGAACATGAAATTCAg ATATATCAATTTCCGGATTGTGATAGCGATGAAGATGAAGAATTTAAGCAACAAGACAAAGAGCTTAAAGCGTGCATCCCGTTTGCTGTAGTCGGTAGTTCAACGGTGCTCGAAGTCGCGGGAAAGAAGGTTCGTGGTCGTCAATATCCTTGGGGAGTGGTAGAAG TGGAAAACCCGAAGCACAGTGATTTCGTGAAATTAAGGACAATGCTGATATCTACGCATATGCAAGATCTGAAAGACGTCACGCAAGATGTACATTATGAGAATTTCCGGGCACAATGCATTTCACAAATTTCACAGCAAGCTATTCGGGAACGGAGGTATTTACGCAT TAAACTGAAAAGAGATTCGGGTCCACATTTCGAAAACAGCATATCAGACACAGATAGACTACTTTTGCAGAAAGATGAAGAG ATAAGAAGAATGCAAGATATGCTCGCACAAATgcaagagaaattaaaagctACAGGACAAGTTGGCCCAGGAATTGGTCTCAGAGGAAGAGTCGGCAGTCTTGGAAACGATTTAGATGCCACAGATGTCGAAAAGAAACGCAACAGTATTATAGATGTTTAA
- the LOC412647 gene encoding septin-2 isoform X2 — protein MSGDRDYIGFATLPEQVHRKSVKRGFEFTLMVLGESGLGKSTLINSLFLGDLYKDRRILDAAERIEKTTTIEKKTMDIEERGVRLRLTIVDTPGFGDAVNCEDTWKACSAYIDEQFRQYFTDESGLNRKNIQDNRVHCCLYFIPPYGHGLRQIDLEVLKRLHRKVNVVPVIAKADTLTTYEVKKLKERILTDIEEHEIQIYQFPDCDSDEDEEFKQQDKELKACIPFAVVGSSTVLEVAGKKVRGRQYPWGVVEVENPKHSDFVKLRTMLISTHMQDLKDVTQDVHYENFRAQCISQISQQAIRERSKLKRDSGPHFENSISDTDRLLLQKDEEIRRMQDMLAQMQEKLKATGQVGPGIGLRGRVGSLGNDLDATDVEKKRNSIIDV, from the exons ATGTCCGGTG ACAGGGACTATATTGGATTTGCAACATTACCCGAGCAAGTGCACAGAAAATCGGTTAAAAGAGGATTCGAGTTCACTCTGATGGTGTTAGGAGAAAGTGGCCTTGGAAAATCTACTTTAATAAACAGTCTCTTCCTTGGAGATCTTTACAAAGACCGACGAATCCTTGATGCAGCTG AACGCATTGAAAAAACAACAACGATAGAAAAGAAGACAATGGATATCGAAGAACGTGGAGTCAGGCTACGTCTAACGATCGTTGATACACCAG GATTTGGCGATGCAGTAAATTGTGAGGACACTTGGAAAGCATGTTCAGCTTATATCGACGAACAATTTCGACAATATTTCACAGACGAAAGTGGATTAAATAGGAAGAATATTCAAGATAATCGAGTACATTGTTGCTTATACTTTATACCTCCTTATGGTCACGG aCTTAGACAAATTGATCTGGAAGTATTGAAACGATTACATCGTAAAGTAAATGTTGTTCCTGTAATTGCAAAGGCGGATACATTGACTACTTacgaagtaaaaaaattaaaagaacgaATCCTTACTGACATCGAAGAACATGAAATTCAg ATATATCAATTTCCGGATTGTGATAGCGATGAAGATGAAGAATTTAAGCAACAAGACAAAGAGCTTAAAGCGTGCATCCCGTTTGCTGTAGTCGGTAGTTCAACGGTGCTCGAAGTCGCGGGAAAGAAGGTTCGTGGTCGTCAATATCCTTGGGGAGTGGTAGAAG TGGAAAACCCGAAGCACAGTGATTTCGTGAAATTAAGGACAATGCTGATATCTACGCATATGCAAGATCTGAAAGACGTCACGCAAGATGTACATTATGAGAATTTCCGGGCACAATGCATTTCACAAATTTCACAGCAAGCTATTCGGGAACGGAG TAAACTGAAAAGAGATTCGGGTCCACATTTCGAAAACAGCATATCAGACACAGATAGACTACTTTTGCAGAAAGATGAAGAG ATAAGAAGAATGCAAGATATGCTCGCACAAATgcaagagaaattaaaagctACAGGACAAGTTGGCCCAGGAATTGGTCTCAGAGGAAGAGTCGGCAGTCTTGGAAACGATTTAGATGCCACAGATGTCGAAAAGAAACGCAACAGTATTATAGATGTTTAA
- the LOC412647 gene encoding septin-4 isoform X3: MVLGESGLGKSTLINSLFLGDLYKDRRILDAAERIEKTTTIEKKTMDIEERGVRLRLTIVDTPGFGDAVNCEDTWKACSAYIDEQFRQYFTDESGLNRKNIQDNRVHCCLYFIPPYGHGLRQIDLEVLKRLHRKVNVVPVIAKADTLTTYEVKKLKERILTDIEEHEIQIYQFPDCDSDEDEEFKQQDKELKACIPFAVVGSSTVLEVAGKKVRGRQYPWGVVEVENPKHSDFVKLRTMLISTHMQDLKDVTQDVHYENFRAQCISQISQQAIRERRYLRIKLKRDSGPHFENSISDTDRLLLQKDEEIRRMQDMLAQMQEKLKATGQVGPGIGLRGRVGSLGNDLDATDVEKKRNSIIDV, encoded by the exons ATGGTGTTAGGAGAAAGTGGCCTTGGAAAATCTACTTTAATAAACAGTCTCTTCCTTGGAGATCTTTACAAAGACCGACGAATCCTTGATGCAGCTG AACGCATTGAAAAAACAACAACGATAGAAAAGAAGACAATGGATATCGAAGAACGTGGAGTCAGGCTACGTCTAACGATCGTTGATACACCAG GATTTGGCGATGCAGTAAATTGTGAGGACACTTGGAAAGCATGTTCAGCTTATATCGACGAACAATTTCGACAATATTTCACAGACGAAAGTGGATTAAATAGGAAGAATATTCAAGATAATCGAGTACATTGTTGCTTATACTTTATACCTCCTTATGGTCACGG aCTTAGACAAATTGATCTGGAAGTATTGAAACGATTACATCGTAAAGTAAATGTTGTTCCTGTAATTGCAAAGGCGGATACATTGACTACTTacgaagtaaaaaaattaaaagaacgaATCCTTACTGACATCGAAGAACATGAAATTCAg ATATATCAATTTCCGGATTGTGATAGCGATGAAGATGAAGAATTTAAGCAACAAGACAAAGAGCTTAAAGCGTGCATCCCGTTTGCTGTAGTCGGTAGTTCAACGGTGCTCGAAGTCGCGGGAAAGAAGGTTCGTGGTCGTCAATATCCTTGGGGAGTGGTAGAAG TGGAAAACCCGAAGCACAGTGATTTCGTGAAATTAAGGACAATGCTGATATCTACGCATATGCAAGATCTGAAAGACGTCACGCAAGATGTACATTATGAGAATTTCCGGGCACAATGCATTTCACAAATTTCACAGCAAGCTATTCGGGAACGGAGGTATTTACGCAT TAAACTGAAAAGAGATTCGGGTCCACATTTCGAAAACAGCATATCAGACACAGATAGACTACTTTTGCAGAAAGATGAAGAG ATAAGAAGAATGCAAGATATGCTCGCACAAATgcaagagaaattaaaagctACAGGACAAGTTGGCCCAGGAATTGGTCTCAGAGGAAGAGTCGGCAGTCTTGGAAACGATTTAGATGCCACAGATGTCGAAAAGAAACGCAACAGTATTATAGATGTTTAA
- the LOC412647 gene encoding septin-4 isoform X4, giving the protein MDIEERGVRLRLTIVDTPGFGDAVNCEDTWKACSAYIDEQFRQYFTDESGLNRKNIQDNRVHCCLYFIPPYGHGLRQIDLEVLKRLHRKVNVVPVIAKADTLTTYEVKKLKERILTDIEEHEIQIYQFPDCDSDEDEEFKQQDKELKACIPFAVVGSSTVLEVAGKKVRGRQYPWGVVEVENPKHSDFVKLRTMLISTHMQDLKDVTQDVHYENFRAQCISQISQQAIRERRYLRIKLKRDSGPHFENSISDTDRLLLQKDEEIRRMQDMLAQMQEKLKATGQVGPGIGLRGRVGSLGNDLDATDVEKKRNSIIDV; this is encoded by the exons ATGGATATCGAAGAACGTGGAGTCAGGCTACGTCTAACGATCGTTGATACACCAG GATTTGGCGATGCAGTAAATTGTGAGGACACTTGGAAAGCATGTTCAGCTTATATCGACGAACAATTTCGACAATATTTCACAGACGAAAGTGGATTAAATAGGAAGAATATTCAAGATAATCGAGTACATTGTTGCTTATACTTTATACCTCCTTATGGTCACGG aCTTAGACAAATTGATCTGGAAGTATTGAAACGATTACATCGTAAAGTAAATGTTGTTCCTGTAATTGCAAAGGCGGATACATTGACTACTTacgaagtaaaaaaattaaaagaacgaATCCTTACTGACATCGAAGAACATGAAATTCAg ATATATCAATTTCCGGATTGTGATAGCGATGAAGATGAAGAATTTAAGCAACAAGACAAAGAGCTTAAAGCGTGCATCCCGTTTGCTGTAGTCGGTAGTTCAACGGTGCTCGAAGTCGCGGGAAAGAAGGTTCGTGGTCGTCAATATCCTTGGGGAGTGGTAGAAG TGGAAAACCCGAAGCACAGTGATTTCGTGAAATTAAGGACAATGCTGATATCTACGCATATGCAAGATCTGAAAGACGTCACGCAAGATGTACATTATGAGAATTTCCGGGCACAATGCATTTCACAAATTTCACAGCAAGCTATTCGGGAACGGAGGTATTTACGCAT TAAACTGAAAAGAGATTCGGGTCCACATTTCGAAAACAGCATATCAGACACAGATAGACTACTTTTGCAGAAAGATGAAGAG ATAAGAAGAATGCAAGATATGCTCGCACAAATgcaagagaaattaaaagctACAGGACAAGTTGGCCCAGGAATTGGTCTCAGAGGAAGAGTCGGCAGTCTTGGAAACGATTTAGATGCCACAGATGTCGAAAAGAAACGCAACAGTATTATAGATGTTTAA
- the LOC727157 gene encoding pro-resilin isoform X2 yields MIRKAFLLTMMSVGILSEPQGPAYLPPTGTRPATGGHPDEWVGDPANYEFSYEVEDAVAGLNFGHHESRKDNEATGAYHVLLPDGRTQIVDYIADNGGYRPMVRYEGTATYPAPGPAPGGSTSNEGYRY; encoded by the exons ATGATTCGAAAG gcATTTCTGTTAACAATGATGTCGGTAGGAATTTTGAGCGAACCTCAAGGACCTGCCTACCTTCCACCTACAGGAACACGTCCAGCTACTGGTGGTCATCCTGACGAATGGGTCGGT GATCCggcaaattatgaattttcatatGAAGTCGAGGACGCGGTAGCTGGACTAAATTTTGGCCATCACGAATCACGAAAAGATAACGAAGCAACTGGAGCTTATCACGTATTATTACCAGATGGTAGAACACAAATTGTCGATTACATCGCCGACAATGGTGGTTACAGGCCCATGGTACGATATGAAGGAACAGCAACTTATCCAGCTCCAGGACCTGCTCCTGGAGGATCTACAAGTAACGAGGGATATAGATATTAG
- the LOC727157 gene encoding pro-resilin isoform X1: MYSFWIERNVKDFFFIQAFLLTMMSVGILSEPQGPAYLPPTGTRPATGGHPDEWVGDPANYEFSYEVEDAVAGLNFGHHESRKDNEATGAYHVLLPDGRTQIVDYIADNGGYRPMVRYEGTATYPAPGPAPGGSTSNEGYRY; encoded by the exons atgtattctttttggattgaaagaaatgtaaaagattttttttttatacaggcATTTCTGTTAACAATGATGTCGGTAGGAATTTTGAGCGAACCTCAAGGACCTGCCTACCTTCCACCTACAGGAACACGTCCAGCTACTGGTGGTCATCCTGACGAATGGGTCGGT GATCCggcaaattatgaattttcatatGAAGTCGAGGACGCGGTAGCTGGACTAAATTTTGGCCATCACGAATCACGAAAAGATAACGAAGCAACTGGAGCTTATCACGTATTATTACCAGATGGTAGAACACAAATTGTCGATTACATCGCCGACAATGGTGGTTACAGGCCCATGGTACGATATGAAGGAACAGCAACTTATCCAGCTCCAGGACCTGCTCCTGGAGGATCTACAAGTAACGAGGGATATAGATATTAG
- the LOC727153 gene encoding fructose-1,6-bisphosphatase 1 isoform X1 — MSKYIKYIYIQNICSIIRKEYVKNIKIRIDTSTVLRLLNYKIDEYTSLLQNMALKNHSFDSDCITLTRFVLAEQRKIPTVNGDLSQLLNSIQTAIKGISSAVKKAGITNMYGISGKKNIHGEEVRKLDILSNELFINMLTSSYTTCVLVSEENADVIEVEIEKRGKYIVCFDPLDGSSNIDCVVSVGSIFGIYKKPNELKEPLIANVLQSGKNLIAAGFALYSSATIIILSVGHGVNGFTYDSAIGEFILTDKNIQIPSRGNVYSINEAHENSWNTAIKAYIHSKKYPNNGKMYNARYVGSMVADVHRTLKYGGIFLYPAVKSYPQGKLRLLYECIPMAYIIKQAGGLASNGEIDILDVKPKKIHQRSPLILGSQEDVQEVLQYIKKYKDNK, encoded by the exons atgtcaaaatatataaaatatatatacatacaaaatatatgCAGTATTATTCGAAAGGAatacgtaaaaaatataa AGATACGCATAGATACATCTACCGTACTTCGTCTGCTGAATTACAAGATAGACGAATATACTTCATTGCTACAAAACATGgctttgaaaaatcattctttCGATTCAGATTGCATAACATTGACGAGATTTGTACTTGCCGAACAACGAAAGATACCAACTGTTAATGGAGATCTAAGCCAACTTCTAAATAGTATACAAACTGCAATAAAAGGAATCAGTTCAGCAGTGAAAAAAGCTGGTATTACAAATAT GTACGGGATATccggaaaaaaaaacattcacgGAGAAGAAGtaagaaaattagatatattgagCAAcgagttatttataaatatgttaacatCTTCGTATACAACTTGCGTTCTTGTAAGTGAAGAAAATGCAGATGTGATTGAAGTGGAGATTGAAAAACGTGGAAAATACATAGTATGCTTCGATCCTTTGGATGGATCCTCTAATATTGATTGTGTAGTATCAGTTGGTTCGATATTTGGGATTTATAAGAAACCAAACGAATTGAAGGAGCCTTTAATAGCAAATGTTCTTCAATctggtaaaaatttaatcgctgCTGGGTTTGCACTCTATAGTTCAGcaactataataatactttcggTTGGCCATGGAGTTAATGGTTTTACTTATGATTCAGCGATCggggaatttattttaacggataaaaatatacaaatacctTCTAGAGGAAATGTCTAtag TATTAACGAAGCACAcgaaaattcttggaatacAGCTATCAAAGCATACATtcattcaaagaaatatcCTAACAATGGGAAAATGTATAATGCTAGATATGTGGGCTCTATGGTAGCTGATGTGCACAGAACGTTAAAATATGGaggaatatttctttatccaGCAGTCAAAAGTTATCCGCAAGGCAAA ctGCGACTTTTGTATGAATGTATACCAATGgcctatataataaaacaagccGGCGGTTTAGCATCGAACGGAGAAATTGATATCTTGGATGTAAAgcctaaaaaaattcatcaaaggTCTCCATTAATTTTGGGATCGCAAGAAGATGTCCAAGAAGTTTtacaatacattaaaaaatataaagataataaatag
- the LOC727153 gene encoding fructose-1,6-bisphosphatase 1 isoform X2 codes for MALKNHSFDSDCITLTRFVLAEQRKIPTVNGDLSQLLNSIQTAIKGISSAVKKAGITNMYGISGKKNIHGEEVRKLDILSNELFINMLTSSYTTCVLVSEENADVIEVEIEKRGKYIVCFDPLDGSSNIDCVVSVGSIFGIYKKPNELKEPLIANVLQSGKNLIAAGFALYSSATIIILSVGHGVNGFTYDSAIGEFILTDKNIQIPSRGNVYSINEAHENSWNTAIKAYIHSKKYPNNGKMYNARYVGSMVADVHRTLKYGGIFLYPAVKSYPQGKLRLLYECIPMAYIIKQAGGLASNGEIDILDVKPKKIHQRSPLILGSQEDVQEVLQYIKKYKDNK; via the exons ATGgctttgaaaaatcattctttCGATTCAGATTGCATAACATTGACGAGATTTGTACTTGCCGAACAACGAAAGATACCAACTGTTAATGGAGATCTAAGCCAACTTCTAAATAGTATACAAACTGCAATAAAAGGAATCAGTTCAGCAGTGAAAAAAGCTGGTATTACAAATAT GTACGGGATATccggaaaaaaaaacattcacgGAGAAGAAGtaagaaaattagatatattgagCAAcgagttatttataaatatgttaacatCTTCGTATACAACTTGCGTTCTTGTAAGTGAAGAAAATGCAGATGTGATTGAAGTGGAGATTGAAAAACGTGGAAAATACATAGTATGCTTCGATCCTTTGGATGGATCCTCTAATATTGATTGTGTAGTATCAGTTGGTTCGATATTTGGGATTTATAAGAAACCAAACGAATTGAAGGAGCCTTTAATAGCAAATGTTCTTCAATctggtaaaaatttaatcgctgCTGGGTTTGCACTCTATAGTTCAGcaactataataatactttcggTTGGCCATGGAGTTAATGGTTTTACTTATGATTCAGCGATCggggaatttattttaacggataaaaatatacaaatacctTCTAGAGGAAATGTCTAtag TATTAACGAAGCACAcgaaaattcttggaatacAGCTATCAAAGCATACATtcattcaaagaaatatcCTAACAATGGGAAAATGTATAATGCTAGATATGTGGGCTCTATGGTAGCTGATGTGCACAGAACGTTAAAATATGGaggaatatttctttatccaGCAGTCAAAAGTTATCCGCAAGGCAAA ctGCGACTTTTGTATGAATGTATACCAATGgcctatataataaaacaagccGGCGGTTTAGCATCGAACGGAGAAATTGATATCTTGGATGTAAAgcctaaaaaaattcatcaaaggTCTCCATTAATTTTGGGATCGCAAGAAGATGTCCAAGAAGTTTtacaatacattaaaaaatataaagataataaatag
- the LOC726740 gene encoding ubiquitin-conjugating enzyme E2 T: protein MQRSIRLKREFEKLNQDPIEGISCYPKSDNFENFVATILGPNESPYSGYIFQLSIDISEQYPFEPPRITFQTPIYHPNIDNKGRICMDLLNMPPKGNWKPTIGLKNLLDAIQCLLRNPNPDDPLMADIAQEYKFNRQEFERKAKQFMNKTKN from the coding sequence ATGCAGAGATCTATTAGATTGAAACgtgaatttgaaaaacttaATCAAGATCCTATAGAAGGTATTTCATGTTATCCAAAATCTgacaattttgaaaactttgtGGCAACAATTCTTGGACCAAATGAAAGTCCATATAgtggatatatttttcaattgtcaATTGATATTTCTGAACAATATCCATTTGAACCTCCAAGAATTACATTTCAGACACCTATTTATCAtccaaatattgataataaaggTCGTATTTGTATGGATCTTTTAAACATGCCACCTAAAGGTAATTGGAAACCAActattggattaaaaaatcttttagatGCTATACAATGTTTATTAAGAAATCCAAATCCTGATGATCCTTTAATGGCAGATATTGcacaagaatataaatttaatagacaagaatttgaaagaaaggcaaaacaatttatgaataaaacaaaaaattaa